Within the Syntrophales bacterium genome, the region TCTGAACTCCTACCAGAACAGACAAGAGTTTCCCCAGGAGGACCTCTCGTCCCGGCAATTCGGCCAGCATAGTAATCTGTTCTTTACTTAAAAACTTTCCCTCCATCATACCTGCCTTAATTTCAAGCTCAGCATTTTTTTTGGCAAAGTCAACCAACACCTTGGTTAGTTCAACAACGTTGCTATAACCTAAGGTAATGGTTAAAGGACCTTTGAAATATCCCTCCAACTCATGAAGATTCGTATTCCTTGAGGCAATTCTCAGCAGTGTATTTTTAACCACCTGTAACTCGGCGTTGGTTTTACGCAGGGCACTTCTCAGAACAGTCATTTTCTCAACATTCAGGCCCCTATAATTGGCCAGAATTGCTATCTTGAAATCCTTAATCTTTTCCTGAAGCTCCGCAACAATCTGTTCTTTGACATTTCGCTTCAATCTCTTAGCCTCCCTTTTTTAGCATTTACGACTTACGACTTATGACTTATACTAAACGTTTTTTATCCCCAGAGGATCAACCTTAATACCGGGCCCCATA harbors:
- the rplJ gene encoding 50S ribosomal protein L10, yielding MKRNVKEQIVAELQEKIKDFKIAILANYRGLNVEKMTVLRSALRKTNAELQVVKNTLLRIASRNTNLHELEGYFKGPLTITLGYSNVVELTKVLVDFAKKNAELEIKAGMMEGKFLSKEQITMLAELPGREVLLGKLLSVLVGVQRALVSVLSGVPRNLVGVLDAYRAKKELVN